A section of the Pseudomonadota bacterium genome encodes:
- a CDS encoding MoxR family ATPase: DALKRRCMHLFIPFPDARTEERIVAARLPGIAQRLNRQLVTFIQQLRGEDLKKLPSLAETLDWARVVMLMNADQLEVELVRDTLNVLLKFEVDIETVGPKLTEMTRKAQREAGGIDAARA; this comes from the coding sequence GATGCCCTGAAGCGGCGCTGCATGCACCTCTTCATCCCCTTCCCCGATGCCCGCACCGAGGAGCGCATCGTCGCCGCCCGCCTGCCCGGCATCGCCCAGCGGCTGAACCGCCAGCTCGTCACCTTCATCCAACAGCTCCGCGGCGAGGACCTGAAGAAGCTGCCCTCGCTCGCCGAGACCCTGGACTGGGCCCGCGTCGTGATGCTGATGAACGCCGACCAGCTCGAGGTAGAGCTGGTGCGCGACACGCTCAACGTGCTGCTGAAGTTCGAGGTCGACATCGAGACCGTGGGGCCGAAGCTCACCGAGATGACGCGCAAGGCCCAGCGCGAGGCGGGCGGCATCGATGCAGCCCGCGCTTGA